Proteins from a genomic interval of Trifolium pratense cultivar HEN17-A07 linkage group LG6, ARS_RC_1.1, whole genome shotgun sequence:
- the LOC123888777 gene encoding ADP-ribosylation factor GTPase-activating protein AGD3-like, which translates to MDWIEKITGVIASLLSSQIPERLLPASPMGSGHHRSTSESSSFESSDFVHYAVEESAADRSFASAHLERASRSMNQQRSCNKSEKPIDVLRKVIGNDKCADCGAPEPDWASLNLGVLVCIECSGVHRNLGVHISKVRSLTLDVKVWEPSVITLFQSLGNTFANSVWEELLQSRSAFQVDLVPTGSSKSDKSLTGFITKPSQYDSLSVKEKFIQAKYAEKIFVRKPKDNQYRLLVAQQIWEAVRANDKKKSN; encoded by the exons ATGGACTGGATTGAAAAAATCACAGGTGTTATTGCCTCTTTGCTGAGTTCTCAGATTCCTGAAAGG TTGTTACCGGCAAGTCCAATGGGAAGCGGTCATCATAGGTCTACCAGTGAGAGTAGTTCTTTTGAAAGTTCAGATTTTGTTCACTATGCTGTTGAAGAAAGTGCAGCTGATAGAAGTTTTGCGTCTGCACATCTGGAGCGCGCCTCTAGAAGTATGAACCAACAACGGTCCTGTAATAAAAGCGAGAAACCAATTGATGTGTTGCGAAAAGTTATTGGCAATGATAAATGTGCTGATTGTGGGGCCCCTGAACCGGATTGGGCATCACTAAATCTTGGCGTTCTTGTTTGCATTGAATGTTCTGGTGTTCATCGAAACCTTGGTGTGCACATATCGAAG GTTCGCTCTCTTACATTGGACGTTAAGGTTTGGGAACCTTCTGTGATAACTTTATTTCAGTCTCTTGGGAATACTTTTGCCAACTCTGTCTGGGAGGAACTGTTGCAATCAAGAAGTGCCTTTCAGGTTGATCTTGTCCCTACAGG CTCAAGCAAGTCCGATAAGTCACTGACGGGTTTCATCACCAAACCTAGTCAATATGATTCTCTATCGGTGAAGGAAAAATTCATCCAGGCAAAG TATGCGGAGAAGATTTTTGTTCGCAAGCCAAAGGACAATCAATACCGACTGTTAGTGGCACAACAAATCTGGGAGGCTGTTCGTGCTAACGACAAGAAAAAATCTAATTAA
- the LOC123892204 gene encoding uncharacterized protein LOC123892204, with amino-acid sequence MKKEIRKEEFKGSTKRRLSNEGSFSKHERLGGSAKRRRLSQLIKRGSFDLCMIQETKRMHFDDSIIHNLWGHQDVLWVAKEANGLSGGLLTIWNVNLFKLLHTFFGDGFMGLCVEWEGMILNIVNVYSPCSLAGKRKLWEDLLNLKRSSRGDWCMGGDFNVVLHPSERRGCSADRRLGEITYFREFVEDMDLVDIPVLGKKFSWVSPDGKAMSRLDRFLLSEGFVEKSGISGQWIGDRDISDHCPVWLLCSSCDWGPKPFRVVNAWLEHPDFKNFVESSWKSFNVGGKKAYVLKEKLKLLKESLKKWNKDVFGILDLNIDKTVH; translated from the coding sequence atgaaaaaagagATAAGGAAGGAAGAATTCAAAGGGAGCACCAAAAGAAGGTTATCAAATGAAGGTAGTTTCTCTAAACATGAGAGGCTGGGGGGGAGTGCCAAGAGGAGGAGACTGAGTCAGTTGATCAAAAGAGGCTCTTTTGATCTTTGTATGATTCAAGAAACAAAGAGAATGCATTTTGATGATTCAATTATTCACAATTTATGGGGGCACCAAGATGTTTTATGGGTGGCTAAGGAAGCTAATGGGTTATCAGGGGGACTTTTAACAATTTGGAACGTTAATTTATTCAAATTGTTACATACTTTCTTTGGAGATGGTTTTATGGGGCTTTGTGTTGAATGGGAGGGTATGATTTTGAATATTGTCAATGTGTATTCCCCTTGTAGCTTGGCGGGAAAAAGAAAACTGTGGGAAGACCTGTTAAATCTTAAACGTAGTAGTAGAGGTGATTGGTGTATGGGAGGCGATTTCAATGTTGTTCTTCATCCTTCTGAAAGAAGAGGGTGTAGTGCTGATAGACGTTTGGGGGAGATTACTTATTTCAGAGAGTTTGTGGAAGACATGGACCTTGTCGACATTCCAGTGTTGGGAAAGAAGTTTTCTTGGGTTAGCCCTGACGGTAAAGCTATGAGTAGGCTTGATCGTTTCTTGCTATCAGAAGGTTTTGTGGAGAAGAGTGGTATTAGTGGTCAATGGATTGGAGACCGTGACATATCTGATCATTGTCCAGTTTGGTTACTTTGTTCATCTTGTGATTGGGGTCCTAAACCTTTTAGGGTGGTAAATGCTTGGTTGGAGCACCCTGATTTCAAAAATTTTGTGGAGTCATCTTGGAAGAGTTTTAATGTTGGCGGCAAGAAAGCTTATgtccttaaagaaaaactaaaattattgaAGGAGAGCTTGAAGAAATGGAACAAAGATGTGTTTGGTATTCTTGATCTCAACATAGACAAGACAgttcactag
- the LOC123892206 gene encoding uncharacterized protein LOC123892206 — protein MASDSGVRKFLPYAGKWTATTLSSYDTDVVPEPSLRLDLQKFWENQLIFPYSVDNLVHAFGGPKPSDKSRNSKVLSIFPVYKPCVPRVFISEPYNFSYIKAPNRVFRSAPSLNDQYLGWLDRVQRDKADIWQACGIYDLIQLSRTGLKYQQEMIIAALHFFESSTNTFHFECGMMTPTLLDVAAITGLSPLGDTYDPCKASDTIKFDFRNKSYSKYIVENRKTSDEVSDEEHIAFLTLWLSQYVFCTQSLQVAKKFIPMAIQLHECQQFNFARLILGCLYESMRDACEHLKRTGDGSTFLGAGPFWLLQLWLTATFHAELDLFLPEPYYEESRTRRVEGTRLARMVPRERGLGYDVAFQQYFNTFLSLKKFKPSFAPFVDRPLGPPWFTHRFPSPPEFEMVTNSIWNAYLMPTVLSCRIGLTSGDFGLVGYFPNLVSRQFGLTQILPKSIYLEEREVCLGKHGMTEPQFYSFLNHFNQPSYELTPFDFAPSHACTREFFTWWSRHYEGRLVDKTALLTAISNGFDSSILNKIKSKLNARGSKSKAGSSDSSKPLPPPSKVELQIASRKRPHSTETPSVSKKQKPVPATCSSAPDKVLI, from the exons ATGGCGTCAGATTCAGGTGTCAGAAAATTCCTTCCTTACGCCGGTAAGTGGACCGCCACCACTCTTTCCTCTTACGACACGGATGTGGTTCCAGAACCATCATTGCGTTTAGACTTACAAAAGTTTTGGGAAAATCAATTAATCTTTCCCTATTCTGTTGATAACCTCGTGCATGCATTTGGGGGACCCAAGCCAAGTGATAAAAGTCGGAATTCCAAGGTTTTGTCTATTTTTCCTGTTTATAAGCCTTGTGTTCCTAGGGTTTTCATTAGTGAACCCTATAATTTTAGCTATATCAAGGCGCCTAACAGAGTGTTTCGATCAGCTCCTTCTTTGAATGATCAATACCTTGGCTGGTTAGACAGGGTACAACGTGACAAAGCTGACATTTGGCAAGCTTGTGGCATTTATGACCTTATTCAACTTTCTCGGACAGGCCTTAAATATCAGCAAGAGATGATTATTGCTGCTTTACACTTCTTTGAGTCTTCCACCAACACTTTCCACTTCGAATGTGGCATGATGACTCCTACACTGCTGGATGTTGCTGCCATTACTGGCTTATCGCCTCTTGGCGACACTTATGATCCTTGCAAAGCTTCCGACACCATCAAATTCGACTTTCGAAACAAGTCTTACTCTAAATACATCGTGGAGAATCGAAAGACTAGTGATGAAGTAAGTGACGAAGAACACATCGCTTTCTTAACCTTATGGCTATCGCAGTATGTCTTCTGCACTCAATCTCTTCAAGTAGCCAAGAAATTCATCCCTATGGCTATTCAATTACATGAGTGCCAGCAATTCAACTTCGCTCGACTTATTCTTGGATGTCTTTATGAATCCATGAGGGATGCTTGTGAACATCTTAAAAGAACAGGTGATGGATCCACCTTTTTAGGTGCTGGCCCTTTCTGGTTACTGCAATTATGGCTAACTGCCACTTTTCATGCTGAGCTTGACCTTTTCTTGCCTGAGCCATACTATGAGGAATCAAGAACACGTCGAGTCGAAGGCACGAGGTTGGCGAGAATGGTGCCTAGGGAAAGAGGCCTTGGTTATGATGTGGCTTTCCAACAGTATTTTAATACTTTTCTCAGCCTGAAGAAGTTCAAGCCTAGCTTTGCTCCCTTTGTGGATAGGCCACTTGGTCCTCCTTGGTTTACTCACAGATTTCCTTCTCCACCAGAATTTGAGATGGTAACCAACAGCATTTGGAATGCTTACTTGATGCCTACAGTCTTGTCTTGTCGAATTGGCTTGACCTCTGGAGATTTTGGGTTAGTTGGCTACTTCCCAAACCTGGTGTCTCGCCAATTTGGCTTAACTCAAATACTCCCTAAGAGCATATACTTGGAAGAGAGGGAGGTTTGTTTAGGCAAGCATGGCATGACAGAACCACAGTTCTATTCATTCTTGAACCACTTCAATCAGCCTTCTTATGAGCTTACCCCATTCGACTTCGCTCCCTCACATGCCTGCACTAGGGAATTTTTTACCTGGTGGTCTCGACACTATGAAGGACGCCTGGTTGACAAGACTGCCTTACTCACTGCTATCTCTAATGGGTTCGACTCatctattttgaacaagattaagtcgaaattgaacgccagag GGAGTAAGTCGAAGGCAGGTTCCAGCGACTCTAGCAAGCCTCTTCCTCCACCATCTAAGGTTGAACTACAG ATTGCTTCACGCAAGAGGCCTCATTCAACTGAAACTCCTTCTGTTTCGAAAAAACAAAAGCCTGTTCCAGCCACTTGTTCGAGTGCTCCAGATAAGGTACTTATCTAG